One Rattus norvegicus strain BN/NHsdMcwi chromosome 20, GRCr8, whole genome shotgun sequence DNA segment encodes these proteins:
- the Or1o2b gene encoding olfactory receptor Olr1733 has product MNCSQAPGFILLGLSRDSEKGHLLFSIFLALYLLGILGNLLLLLAICADVHLHTPMYFFLSQLSLMDLCFITTTAPKMLQTLWTGDGSISFSGCLIQFYFFAVFADMDNLLLAVMAIDRYAAICHPLLYPLLMTPHRCGVLVSGSWGVTNCLSLTHTLLLSQLYFHTNQEIPHFFCDFGPLLLLSCSDTHLNEILMIVLVGILGIGSFLCIVSSYSCIFYAVARVPSAQGKRKALSTCSSHLSVVLLFYSTVFAAYLKPPSSSHSSGEVVAAVMYTLVTPTLNPFIYSLRNRDVKSSLRRILNMEKSQN; this is encoded by the coding sequence ATGAACTGCAGTCAGGCTCCTGGCTTTATCCTCTTGGGTCTATCCAGGGACTCAGAGAAAGGGCATCTCCTCTTTAGCATCTTTCTTGCTCTCTATTTGCTGGGAATTTTAGGGAACTTGCTCCTTCTGTTAGCTATTTGTGCTGATGTCCACCTCCACacccccatgtatttcttcctcagtcaGCTCTCACTCATGGATCTTTGCTTCATCACCACCACAGCCCCCAAAATGCTACAGACTCTGTGGACTGGAGATGGATCAATCTCATTCTCTGGATGCCTGATTCAGTTTTACTTCTTTGCTGTTTTTGCGGACATGGATAACCTGCTTCTGGCAGTCATGGCTATTGACCGCTATGCTGCTATCTGCCACCCACTGCTCTACCCACTTCTCATGACTCCTCATAGATGTGGGGTTCTGGTCAGTGGGTCATGGGGAGTAACTAATTGTTTGTCTCTGACCCATACTTTGTTGCTCTCTCAGTTATATTTTCACACCAATCAAGAGATTCCtcattttttctgtgattttggGCCTCTCTTATTGCTTTCCTGCTCAGATACTCACCTCAATGAAATCCTGATGATAGTTTTGGTTGGAATTTTAGGAATTGGTTCATTTCTCTGCATTGTAAGTTCTTATAGTTGTATTTTTTATGCTGTGGCTAGGGTTCCATCAGCACAGGGGAAAAGGAAAGCACTGTCCACATGCAGTTCCCACCTCTCTGTAGTCCTCCTTTTCTACAGCACAGTCTTTGCTGCCTACCTGAAGCCCCCATCTAGTTCACATTCCTCTGGGGAGGTGGTAGCTGCTGTCATGTATACCTTGGTAACTCCCACTCTGAACCCCTTCATTTATAGTCTGAGAAATAGGGATGTTAAGAGTTCATTGAGAAGGAtcctgaacatggagaagtctcAGAACTAA